One Phaseolus vulgaris cultivar G19833 chromosome 4, P. vulgaris v2.0, whole genome shotgun sequence DNA window includes the following coding sequences:
- the LOC137837346 gene encoding uncharacterized protein produces MAEYLGKLHALLHDFNELLPPASTPSQELEQRSKFFMLLGLHGLPDDYSHVRDQILGSPIVPNFTSTCSTLLRVPGKHTADITSHVDDSSALVSQHNDRTRLHKPGKGRHKCDHCGKLGHKIDRCYALHGRPPRSVAVAQIAPVQPSTMDHTSIDTPSQPAIFNEFLKWYEDRQNPSSTASVAHSGTSFVGLTHSTSHGPWVLDSGATDHITGPEFGTDDWHRM; encoded by the exons atggcagaatatctaggtaaacttcatgctcttcttcatgattttaatgagttattacctcctgcctctactccttctcaagaactagaacaaagatccaagttcttcatgttattgggtttacatggtcttcctgatgattattctcacgttcgtgatcaaattttgggatctcctattgtgcccaattttacttccacttgttctacccttttgcgcgtgccaggtaaacacaccgctgatataacgtctcatgttgatgactcttctgctttagtatctcagcataatgatcgtactcgccttcacaagccgggcaaagggcgtcacaagtgtgaccattgtggcaaacttggccacaaaattgacagatgttatgccttacatggtcgtcctcctagatctgttgcggttgctcaaattgcccctgtgcaaccttctaccatggaccatacttcaattgataccccaagccagcctgctattttcaatgaatttcttaaatggtatgaggatcgtcagaaccctagttccacggcttctgttgcacattcaggtacatcttttgttggcctcactcactccacttcccatggcccttgggttctagattcaggtgccactgatcacattactg gaccggagttcgggacggatgattggcaccggatgtga